The Streptomyces sp. Alt3 genome has a segment encoding these proteins:
- a CDS encoding sensor histidine kinase encodes MRFRGKSIRRKIVALLLVPLASLTGLWVFATYVTGREAGELMGASAIVEQVGHPLEDTIRAVQGERRQTLVFLADPRASDALPLLRRRRAVTDRVVADVRQSARSTDVRDKLSPDSEAQLDSILGEIDGLDALRGSVERRTIDRTRALAFYNGLVDPCYRFLNGLHTMENVSMDKQVRALVGISRAREMLSREDALIASGLIAGRLGAPELRVVSDLAASRKLLYEVNLELLPASERTRMEQYWGSPDTEPLRTTEQKLIAAGPITEPGAVDSARWEEVAPPVLERLANDGTEMSNRFQDRAEPAGYRVLIRAGGAGVLGFVALLVSVFVSVRVGRELVRDLSRLRKDAHEVSGVRLPSVMRRLAAGEQVDVETEAPHLSYERDEIGQVGQALNTLQRAAVEAAVKQADMRRGVSEVFVNLARRNQVLLHRQLTLLDTMERRTENGDELADLFRLDHLTTRMRRHAEGLVILSGAAPSRQWRKPIQLMDVVRAAVAEVEDYERIEVRRLPRIGVGGPAVADLTHLIAELLENATVFSPPHTAVQVHGERVANGFTLEIHDRGLGMAPEILLDANLRLAETPDFELSDTDRLGLFVVSRLAQRQNVRVSLQTSPYGGTTAVVFIPAQLLTDAPDTHGTGFRLDRRAEKAIGGGRPGRNAPGSDKARRDGIADTDVPGRPSGLSPVPTGLTDPSVLDGPVELEGPVGTLGFTDPARDRELDPALGPVLDGVSDLEDTESERGGIFRARDLRREADREQHQQASDGRSADVRPMRPAGPVPLPRRKPPTLVSDQGRRIGDGGRSHHGTTDGLPQGTGPGGTAAEPGPGASTADEPPVRLRSAPRPAAPDTIGGLPRRVRQASLAPQLREDSAGRTSGHAPADTDDDLERDADEVRNRMASLQRGWQRGRRQNAEDVTGPGETAPGTTPGGDGR; translated from the coding sequence ATGCGCTTTCGCGGGAAGTCCATCCGCAGGAAGATCGTGGCGTTGCTCCTGGTGCCGCTCGCCTCCCTCACGGGCCTCTGGGTCTTCGCCACCTACGTCACCGGCCGTGAGGCCGGCGAGCTGATGGGCGCCAGTGCCATCGTGGAGCAGGTCGGCCACCCGCTGGAAGACACCATCCGCGCCGTCCAGGGCGAACGGCGCCAGACGCTCGTCTTCCTCGCCGATCCACGGGCCTCCGACGCCCTCCCCCTTCTGCGCCGTCGGCGCGCCGTGACCGACAGGGTCGTGGCCGACGTCAGGCAGAGCGCGAGGAGCACGGACGTCCGGGACAAGCTCAGCCCGGATTCGGAGGCCCAGCTCGACTCGATCCTCGGCGAGATCGACGGCCTGGACGCGCTGCGCGGGTCCGTCGAGAGGCGCACCATCGACCGGACCAGGGCCCTCGCCTTCTACAACGGCCTCGTCGACCCCTGCTACCGTTTCCTCAACGGTCTCCACACGATGGAGAACGTCTCGATGGACAAGCAGGTCCGGGCGCTGGTCGGCATCTCCCGGGCCCGCGAGATGCTCTCCCGCGAGGACGCGCTGATCGCTTCGGGCCTCATCGCGGGACGCCTCGGCGCACCCGAACTCCGCGTCGTCTCCGACCTCGCCGCCAGCCGCAAGCTCCTGTACGAGGTCAACCTCGAGCTCCTGCCGGCCAGTGAACGCACGCGCATGGAGCAGTACTGGGGCAGCCCCGACACCGAACCGCTCCGGACGACGGAGCAGAAGCTCATCGCCGCGGGGCCGATCACCGAGCCGGGCGCCGTCGACTCCGCGCGCTGGGAGGAAGTCGCCCCGCCGGTCCTGGAGCGCCTGGCCAACGACGGCACCGAGATGTCCAACCGCTTCCAGGACCGCGCGGAACCCGCCGGCTACCGCGTCCTGATCCGGGCAGGTGGCGCCGGAGTCCTCGGATTCGTCGCCCTGCTCGTCTCGGTCTTCGTCTCCGTGCGCGTGGGACGCGAGCTCGTCCGTGACCTCTCCCGGCTGCGCAAGGACGCCCACGAGGTGTCCGGGGTGCGGCTGCCCAGCGTCATGCGGCGGCTGGCCGCGGGTGAACAGGTCGACGTCGAGACCGAAGCCCCCCACCTCAGCTACGAGCGCGACGAGATCGGCCAGGTAGGACAGGCGCTCAACACTCTGCAGCGGGCCGCCGTCGAGGCCGCGGTCAAGCAGGCGGACATGCGTCGCGGGGTGTCCGAGGTCTTCGTCAACCTCGCACGCCGCAACCAGGTGCTCCTGCACCGCCAGCTGACGCTCCTGGACACCATGGAGCGGCGCACCGAGAACGGCGACGAGCTCGCCGACCTCTTCCGCCTCGACCACCTCACCACCCGCATGCGCCGCCACGCGGAAGGCCTCGTGATCCTCTCCGGGGCGGCCCCGTCCCGGCAGTGGCGCAAGCCGATCCAGCTGATGGACGTGGTGCGGGCGGCGGTCGCGGAGGTGGAGGACTACGAGCGCATCGAGGTCCGCCGCCTGCCCCGCATCGGTGTCGGCGGCCCGGCCGTGGCCGACCTGACCCACCTCATCGCCGAACTGCTGGAGAACGCCACGGTGTTCTCACCCCCGCACACCGCTGTCCAGGTGCACGGTGAACGGGTCGCCAACGGATTCACCCTGGAGATCCACGACCGAGGCCTCGGCATGGCGCCGGAGATCCTCCTCGACGCCAACCTGAGGCTCGCGGAGACGCCCGACTTCGAGCTCTCCGACACCGACCGGCTCGGCCTCTTCGTCGTCAGCCGGCTCGCCCAGCGGCAGAACGTCAGGGTGTCGCTGCAGACCTCGCCGTACGGAGGGACGACCGCGGTCGTCTTCATCCCGGCGCAGCTGCTCACCGACGCCCCCGACACCCACGGCACCGGCTTCCGCCTCGACCGGCGGGCCGAGAAGGCGATAGGCGGCGGTCGGCCGGGCAGGAACGCGCCCGGCAGCGACAAGGCCCGCAGGGACGGCATCGCGGACACGGACGTCCCGGGCAGGCCCTCGGGGCTCTCCCCGGTCCCCACCGGTCTCACCGACCCGTCCGTGCTGGACGGCCCCGTCGAACTCGAAGGCCCGGTGGGCACACTCGGGTTCACCGACCCGGCACGGGACAGGGAGCTCGATCCGGCCCTCGGTCCCGTCCTCGACGGCGTGTCCGACCTGGAGGACACCGAGAGCGAGCGAGGCGGCATCTTCCGGGCCCGCGACCTGCGCCGTGAGGCCGACCGGGAGCAGCACCAGCAGGCGTCCGACGGCCGCTCCGCGGACGTCCGGCCGATGCGGCCCGCCGGACCCGTCCCCCTGCCGCGCCGCAAGCCGCCGACACTCGTCAGCGACCAGGGACGCCGCATCGGCGACGGGGGCCGTTCCCACCACGGCACGACCGACGGGCTCCCCCAGGGCACAGGCCCGGGCGGGACGGCCGCGGAGCCCGGTCCGGGAGCGTCCACGGCCGACGAGCCCCCGGTACGGCTCCGGTCCGCACCCCGGCCGGCGGCCCCGGACACGATCGGCGGCCTCCCGCGCAGGGTCCGGCAGGCCAGTCTCGCCCCACAGCTCCGGGAGGACTCCGCAGGACGGACTTCCGGTCACGCCCCCGCCGACACCGACGACGACCTCGAACGTGACGCGGACGAAGTACGCAATCGCATGGCCTCGCTACAACGCGGCTGGCAGCGCGGCCGTC